A DNA window from Paenibacillus sp. HWE-109 contains the following coding sequences:
- the hisC gene encoding histidinol-phosphate transaminase, which yields MSNRTTVNIRPRNVLSGMKPYSPGKPIWEVQRELGIEKVIKLASNENPLGPSPLALAAIQAYLSDIHRYPDADTVDLRAAIATKYQFTSDEVLVTNGADELITLISEAFLEPGDEIVVPSPTFSEYEFGANLMGTRVVEVPLREDYSYDIQDILAAVTAKTKLLYICSPNNPTGTYMKKQDLHQLVDQLPAHVLVIFDGAYSHFVTADDYCDGLELVKAGYPIIVTQTFSKIYGLAGIRVGYGIASPAILQHIRQVKEPFNVNALAQVGAVAAILDDEHVQATRNSNALEREKLYGNLQALGIHFTRSMSNFVLIDLGPEAKSIYDKLMRKGIIVRYGAGWNLPNHVRISIGSAEEQEAFLVALREVLQEA from the coding sequence ATGAGCAACCGAACTACCGTAAACATTCGTCCTCGCAATGTGTTAAGTGGCATGAAACCTTATTCCCCTGGCAAGCCGATCTGGGAGGTCCAACGTGAATTAGGCATCGAAAAGGTGATTAAACTCGCTTCCAATGAGAATCCGCTCGGCCCCTCCCCACTTGCGCTTGCGGCGATTCAAGCCTATCTCTCGGATATCCACCGCTACCCTGACGCGGACACCGTAGATCTACGTGCTGCGATCGCCACAAAGTATCAGTTCACTTCTGATGAAGTGCTTGTTACGAATGGCGCCGACGAGCTCATAACGCTCATATCGGAAGCCTTCCTGGAACCAGGCGATGAAATCGTTGTGCCTTCTCCAACGTTCAGCGAATATGAATTCGGGGCGAATCTGATGGGAACCCGCGTCGTCGAGGTGCCACTGCGTGAAGATTACAGTTATGATATCCAGGATATCCTTGCCGCTGTAACTGCCAAAACCAAACTGCTTTACATTTGCTCCCCTAACAATCCAACAGGCACATATATGAAGAAACAGGATTTGCACCAGCTGGTGGATCAGCTTCCTGCACACGTTTTGGTGATTTTTGACGGTGCCTACAGTCACTTCGTGACAGCAGACGATTACTGCGATGGCCTAGAGCTTGTCAAAGCGGGCTACCCGATCATTGTGACCCAAACTTTCTCCAAAATATATGGGTTGGCAGGCATCCGGGTTGGTTATGGCATCGCGTCACCGGCTATTTTGCAGCATATTCGCCAGGTCAAAGAACCTTTTAACGTCAATGCGCTAGCCCAAGTAGGCGCTGTGGCGGCTATCTTGGATGACGAGCATGTGCAAGCCACGCGCAATTCGAATGCTCTTGAACGCGAAAAACTATACGGAAATTTGCAAGCGTTAGGGATCCATTTCACACGCAGCATGAGTAACTTTGTCTTAATTGATCTTGGACCTGAAGCCAAATCAATCTATGATAAACTGATGCGCAAAGGGATCATCGTTCGTTACGGAGCCGGTTGGAATCTCCCCAATCATGTGCGGATATCCATCGGATCAGCGGAAGAACAAGAAGCATTCCTTGTCGCCCTTCGCGAAGTGCTGCAAGAAGCTTGA
- a CDS encoding 5'-nucleotidase C-terminal domain-containing protein — MKKTLTTRLTALALVTVLTSSFASSMAFAESAAATSPTTIKSDMRLAVEKGAVEGYGDNDYRGANEATRAEVVTMINRAANLTKADAGSATFSDLAAWQKQAVANAVAAKLISGFADGTFHPNASVTRQELAELIVKVVTGGQMPKVNENVLNYFKDSASIAQASRPYAAYAVISGIFAPSLDGNFNPTAAVTRDEVAKALKPVLFKVVDILSTNDIHGKIEVGFDKKRNQEQGGIETLGGIVNDFRAVNPKGTVVVDGGDAWQGTLISNTTNGQSVMDTMAQVNYDAAAIGNHEFDFGRDVLINNIKNAKFPILGANIIDDKSGKRVDWTQPYVIVEKDGLKIGIIGFATPQTTTTTKSTNIAGLSFVNPAPLAKELSEELRAKGVDIIMVTSHLPGEQNQKSQEIISELADLANGTGNGTLDAIVGGHSHLRVSGIVNGIPVVEAQSWLYAVGHIQLFVDKTTKKVVSSNASLLETYTNLTTADSKIHQTVEDYKAKISTKSSEVEVVVAEPLTRKSFRYAANGSVERDGATQLGNSITDAMRAAEKSDIAFTNIGGVRADLDKGNLTYGKMFEVFPFGNYNVTGTMTAAQIKKALEVTDKYSNLPAIQFSGLKVEWDSTKPLGEKYSKIALVDGTPIYVDGKFNTERTFKVTTNDFMATGSGDGFTVFGEVKDWKDGAVMLDAWVDYAKSLKAAGKELSVQDDGRDVRLDLKK, encoded by the coding sequence ATGAAAAAAACATTGACCACCCGTCTCACTGCACTTGCTCTTGTAACCGTTCTTACCAGTTCATTCGCCAGCAGTATGGCCTTCGCTGAATCCGCAGCAGCTACTTCCCCAACTACGATAAAATCAGATATGCGCCTTGCCGTTGAAAAAGGAGCCGTTGAGGGCTACGGCGATAATGACTATCGCGGTGCTAATGAAGCAACACGCGCTGAAGTTGTGACCATGATCAATCGGGCTGCTAATTTAACGAAGGCGGATGCCGGGTCTGCGACATTCTCCGACCTTGCTGCTTGGCAGAAACAAGCTGTAGCAAATGCGGTTGCAGCTAAGTTGATCAGCGGTTTCGCTGACGGGACGTTTCACCCGAATGCTTCTGTTACACGTCAAGAGCTGGCTGAGCTGATCGTGAAAGTTGTCACGGGCGGTCAGATGCCGAAGGTGAATGAGAATGTTTTGAACTATTTTAAAGACTCCGCTTCGATTGCCCAGGCGTCTCGCCCTTATGCGGCCTATGCCGTCATTAGCGGGATTTTCGCTCCTTCACTCGACGGCAACTTCAATCCGACCGCCGCTGTAACGCGCGATGAAGTCGCTAAAGCGCTGAAGCCTGTACTATTTAAAGTGGTTGATATTTTATCGACAAATGATATTCATGGTAAAATCGAAGTCGGTTTTGATAAAAAACGCAATCAAGAGCAAGGCGGTATCGAAACGCTCGGTGGGATTGTGAATGATTTCCGTGCTGTTAATCCGAAAGGCACTGTCGTTGTTGACGGCGGAGACGCTTGGCAGGGAACACTGATTTCCAATACGACGAACGGTCAGTCCGTGATGGATACTATGGCTCAGGTCAACTATGATGCTGCCGCGATTGGCAACCACGAATTCGATTTTGGCCGCGACGTTCTCATCAACAACATCAAAAACGCCAAGTTCCCAATTCTCGGAGCGAACATTATTGATGACAAAAGCGGCAAACGTGTCGACTGGACACAGCCGTACGTCATTGTTGAAAAAGATGGCCTCAAGATCGGCATTATCGGCTTCGCCACACCGCAAACAACGACAACGACCAAGTCAACCAATATCGCAGGACTCTCTTTTGTAAATCCAGCTCCGCTTGCCAAGGAATTGTCCGAGGAACTGCGCGCCAAAGGCGTTGATATCATTATGGTCACTTCCCACCTGCCTGGTGAGCAGAACCAAAAATCACAGGAAATCATCAGTGAACTAGCCGATTTGGCCAATGGCACAGGAAACGGAACGCTGGATGCGATCGTTGGCGGACACTCGCATTTGCGTGTTTCCGGCATTGTGAACGGAATTCCCGTGGTTGAAGCGCAAAGCTGGCTTTATGCGGTCGGCCATATTCAACTATTCGTGGATAAAACCACTAAAAAAGTCGTATCTTCGAATGCTAGTTTGCTAGAAACGTATACGAACTTAACCACGGCTGATTCCAAAATTCATCAGACGGTTGAGGATTACAAAGCTAAAATCTCAACGAAATCCAGCGAAGTGGAAGTTGTGGTTGCTGAACCGCTTACCCGGAAATCATTCCGTTATGCAGCGAATGGCAGCGTTGAACGCGATGGCGCTACACAGCTCGGAAACAGCATCACGGATGCGATGCGGGCTGCCGAGAAGTCGGACATTGCCTTCACCAACATCGGCGGCGTTCGCGCTGATTTGGATAAAGGCAATCTGACGTATGGTAAAATGTTTGAAGTTTTCCCTTTCGGCAATTACAACGTTACAGGTACCATGACAGCTGCCCAAATCAAGAAGGCTTTGGAAGTAACCGATAAATACTCCAATCTCCCGGCTATCCAATTCTCTGGCTTAAAAGTCGAGTGGGATAGCACGAAACCGCTTGGCGAGAAATATTCGAAGATCGCCCTCGTAGATGGAACTCCCATTTATGTAGATGGCAAGTTCAATACGGAGCGGACCTTCAAAGTGACAACCAATGATTTCATGGCAACGGGCAGCGGTGACGGATTTACCGTTTTCGGGGAAGTGAAAGACTGGAAAGACGGAGCCGTTATGCTGGATGCTTGGGTAGATTATGCGAAATCATTGAAGGCTGCAGGCAAGGAACTGTCCGTGCAAGACGATGGACGCGATGTGCGTTTGGATTTGAAAAAATAG
- a CDS encoding VOC family protein codes for MAVLKLEHVGVMVANLEASIRFYEEVIGLKHKGTLLHTNGVIRLGFLGFEQLNETEVELIEGYNGNLPQEGKVHHLAFTVDDIEIEFARIQGLNVEQLDTEITALPNGSRYFFFNGLDGERIEFFQSTR; via the coding sequence TTGGCAGTTTTGAAATTGGAGCATGTCGGTGTCATGGTTGCAAATTTGGAAGCATCCATCCGTTTCTATGAAGAAGTTATCGGGCTTAAACACAAAGGTACGCTGCTTCATACCAATGGAGTGATTCGACTTGGCTTTCTCGGATTTGAACAGTTGAATGAAACGGAAGTAGAATTGATTGAAGGTTATAACGGAAACCTGCCGCAAGAAGGCAAAGTTCATCATTTAGCTTTTACTGTGGATGACATTGAAATTGAATTTGCTAGAATACAAGGATTGAACGTTGAGCAATTGGATACGGAAATTACTGCGCTTCCGAACGGCTCGAGATACTTTTTCTTTAATGGTTTGGACGGAGAGCGCATTGAATTTTTTCAATCGACGCGATGA
- a CDS encoding DUF1450 domain-containing protein, whose protein sequence is MKTIKYCCRNEKFGSKQIFKSLKNEYPDLKQKKKDCLGNCKHCKKECIAMIGKKELLCAASPDLLYAQIKQIIAESRVESVMA, encoded by the coding sequence ATGAAAACGATTAAATACTGCTGTAGAAATGAGAAGTTCGGGTCCAAGCAAATTTTCAAATCCTTGAAAAACGAGTATCCTGACCTCAAGCAGAAAAAGAAAGATTGCTTAGGCAACTGCAAGCATTGCAAGAAAGAATGTATCGCGATGATTGGTAAAAAAGAATTGCTGTGCGCGGCTTCGCCAGATTTACTTTATGCTCAGATTAAGCAAATTATTGCTGAATCTAGAGTTGAAAGCGTGATGGCATGA
- a CDS encoding ferritin, producing MLNDTLTGALNEQMNYEFYSAHVYLAIAGYCAGESLDGFSNFFKVQAEEEKFHAMKIFKYINDRGKKVSFAGMETPVNEYKSILDAFEHAYLHEQEVTKRIYHLSDLALNDREHATMQFLKWFIDEQVEEEAMFDSIINKLKRIDKDSNAFYMLDAEFALRSFTPPTAE from the coding sequence ATGTTAAACGATACACTAACTGGCGCTCTTAACGAGCAAATGAACTATGAATTTTACTCGGCGCACGTCTATTTAGCGATTGCAGGTTACTGTGCAGGGGAGAGCTTGGATGGCTTCTCCAACTTTTTCAAAGTGCAAGCGGAAGAAGAGAAGTTCCATGCGATGAAGATTTTCAAATATATCAATGACCGCGGTAAAAAGGTCAGCTTTGCTGGTATGGAAACTCCAGTCAATGAATATAAATCCATTCTGGATGCTTTCGAGCACGCCTACCTCCACGAGCAAGAGGTAACCAAACGCATTTACCATCTGTCAGATTTGGCACTTAATGATAGAGAGCATGCGACGATGCAGTTCCTCAAATGGTTCATTGATGAGCAGGTCGAGGAAGAAGCCATGTTCGACAGCATTATCAATAAACTCAAGCGTATCGACAAAGACAGCAACGCTTTTTATATGTTGGATGCTGAATTTGCACTGCGTTCATTCACGCCACCAACAGCGGAATAA
- a CDS encoding GyrI-like domain-containing protein, which yields MDKLDLAKTYKSYYSAPTKPQIVEFDPIRYVSIQGQGDPDGTTFSNAVEALYTLSYSIKGIYKKEGKDFTVAKLEGLWWVDGDVSKALDVPREEWHWKLLIRMPDYVRTESFGEALAIAMDKKRELEVISSIHYETLHEGTCVQMLHVGPYATEPESLEQLEHYLAEHKYRITGLHHEIYLSDQRKVEPSRMKTILRYPIAAIEVVQV from the coding sequence ATGGACAAGTTAGATTTAGCTAAAACGTACAAAAGTTATTACTCAGCACCAACAAAACCCCAAATCGTGGAATTCGATCCTATTCGATACGTAAGCATTCAAGGTCAAGGGGATCCTGATGGTACCACCTTTTCAAATGCGGTAGAAGCACTTTACACGCTTTCTTACAGCATCAAGGGGATTTATAAGAAAGAAGGGAAAGATTTCACTGTGGCCAAGCTAGAGGGCCTATGGTGGGTTGACGGAGACGTTAGTAAAGCTTTGGACGTTCCAAGGGAAGAATGGCACTGGAAGCTTCTAATTCGTATGCCTGATTACGTCAGGACGGAGAGTTTCGGAGAAGCGCTTGCGATAGCGATGGATAAGAAGAGGGAACTGGAAGTTATTTCGAGTATTCACTATGAAACCCTGCACGAAGGGACTTGTGTACAAATGCTCCATGTGGGGCCTTATGCGACAGAACCGGAGTCCTTGGAGCAACTTGAGCATTATTTGGCGGAGCACAAATATCGTATCACTGGGCTTCATCATGAGATTTATTTATCAGATCAAAGAAAAGTGGAGCCTTCGAGGATGAAGACGATTTTGCGTTATCCCATAGCAGCGATAGAAGTGGTGCAGGTCTGA